The proteins below are encoded in one region of Brachyspira hampsonii:
- the rpsT gene encoding 30S ribosomal protein S20 — protein MPNIASASKRLRQNEVRNLYNRKIKSFLNTQKKKVIKAVDSNDKNLASEEFKKYASALDKAARKSVIHVNRAVAKKSYMMRKINAMN, from the coding sequence ATGCCTAATATAGCTTCTGCATCTAAAAGATTAAGACAGAATGAAGTTAGAAATCTCTATAACAGAAAAATTAAAAGTTTCTTAAATACTCAAAAAAAGAAAGTAATTAAAGCGGTAGATAGTAATGATAAAAATCTTGCTTCAGAAGAATTTAAAAAATATGCGAGTGCTTTAGATAAAGCTGCTAGAAAATCTGTTATTCATGTTAATAGAGCAGTTGCTAAAAAATCTTATATGATGAGAAAAATTAATGCTATGAATTGA